agcacttcatgcttccatctgctgaaaagctttatggagatgaagatttcatttttcagcacgacctggcacctgctcacagtgccaaaaccactggtaaatggtttactgaccatggtatcactgtgctcaattggccagccaactctcctgacctgaaccccatagagaatctgtgggatattgtgaagagaatgttgagagactcaagacccaacactctggatgagctaaaggccgctattgaagcatcctgcgcctccataagacctcagcagtgccacaggctgattgcctccatgccacgccgcattgaagcagtcatttctgcaaaaggattcccgaccaagtattgagtgcataactgtacatgattatttgaaggttgacgttttttgtattaaaaacacttttcttttattggtcggatgaaatatgctaattttgtgagataggaattttgggttttcatgagctgtatgccaaaatcatccgtattaagacaataaaagacctgaaatatttcagttagtgtgcaatgaatctaaaatatatgaatgttaaattttcatcatgacattatggaaaataatgaactttatcaaaatatgctaatattttgagaaggacctgtactgccATAACTTCTGCTCTATGTGCTGATCGGGGTCCTTCCAACCTTCTTGCTTCCACTGTTATCAGTCCTGATTCTGTCTGTTCCACTATAGCATAAGCAGCCTTCAGTCTTTCTGCATCATGCCGGAAACAACAaccatctgtgaacagctgTCTCACCTGTGGTCCCTAAAGGGGGCTGGCTTCTAAGTCTGGTCTTACCTTTTCTATCCTGCAAACCAGCTCTTCACATTGATGTGGTTCCCCCTGTGTTATTCCATCCGCCATGTTGATTCCCTCGTGAGTGTAGGTTATGTTGGATGCCTCCAAGATTTTGCTGAGCCTGTGTTGTCTCAGAGCTGTCATGGTAAAACTTTAAGAGTTCACATATGCCACCACACTGTgagttgttaaaacattcagagggtgtcccatcactaagtgagctgttttttgaattaattttgccaACCTTGCTGCATGTTGTGTGCATTATGGGTGGCGTTTTTCCATGTTATCCATCATTACTGAAACATACATCAGCACTCTCctctctcccccttttttctgaaacaaaactccatttactgccagttttgtttcagaaacatccaaataaaatgatgTGGTGTAATCTGGGAGCGTAAGCTCTGCCGCGTTGGAGAGAAGCTGCTTTAACGCAATAAATGCTTCCTTTTCTTCCTGTGTCCAGTTAAGGACATTGTTGAGATTGCGCATGCCTTGTTCTCTGACTAGGTCTCTGAGGGGCTGTGTGAGATGGGTGTAACCTGGGATGTAGTTCCTGCTGTACCCTGTAAGGCCCCAAAATGACAGCATGTCTTTCACTCTAAGAGGTTTAGGGTGTGTTAAAATGCTTTGCTTATGTGAACCTGACATGCTCGTGCTTCCTGCGGTAATAACTCTGCGCAGGAAGGAAACTTGCTCTGTAGACTGCAAACAGAGCTCCACTCTAGATGCTGCCAGTAGTatgtcatccacgtactgaatgAGAGTCACGTTCTCTGGTAGGGGGCAAGTCTGTAACACATCTTTCAAAACCTGGTTAAATATACCTGGGGAAAGGGCGAACCCTTGTGGCAGACGGGTGTAGCGCAGCTGCTCCCCACAAtaggtgaaagaaaaaatgtctctgcactcttctgctaatggcaaacagaaaaaggcATTAGCTATATCAATACATGTGTACCAGTGCTGTGGATGGGTGTATTCCATGCTGAGGCTGAGGGTTCTAACACACCTGTTGCCTTCAGGCCTTTAATGGTGTCTCTGATGCCTTCCTGAGCCTGTTGTTTGTGTGGATACTGTGGAACCCAAATAGGCAAGATGCAACCTGAAAAGAGACTGGGGCGCAGAGGGTTAATCCTACATCGGTGGGCCCTTCAGCCCATAACTGAGAGGGGAGGCGCTGCAGAAGAGCTGCAGCTTcaggatgatctgttttttttctcttccatgaTGACGTGTGAGCATCTCATGCTGCAACAGGACTTCATCAGTAGCTGTACAttttatacagtatgtgtctGTGCTTTTAGAATACcttaagttggtgactgaggtgtcctgccagtccccagctgccagagagcgctttaccactcctcccaattccttagcttgGTGCTCaagatgcaaagaaagagaaacatgaggaacaacttcatctgacattaaataccaGTTTGCTTGTTCAGGTGTGAACTCGACTGCTGCAGCCACACCCTCAGGGgccatgtaaatatttttggatgaaataaaccatgccctaccttctactgtttcattaaacaaatcctggtaccattcagtgtgacaactgtcgtagaacagagtgacatggggtggatcaggtggagaggtgtaggggcagagactttgaatccagggtttccacaactgatacacagagaagatgTCGCTTGGAGATGAAGGTGCAGTCATCAGTCCccagtagatgtcagcatattcctctgcaactggctgtaaaagatattgtccatgctgaagcatttgtccacatgccaaagaggaaccatctggaaaagtcaCCGTTAACCCATCATTACCACACAGCACTGATGCTCCTAGCTTCACTAACaagtctctgcccagcaaattaacaggtgtgctgggtgaacacacaaaagggtgagttactctctgtcccaatctgaacaggaagtgGTACAGTCACAGGCAGAATTTGTGCAGCCCCTGAAaagcccatcacagaaacagtcttggtagagagcagtggtttaagaggttgctgtgttatggtggaatatGTTGCTCCAGTGTCCGCtaaaaaattcagacagttctctcccacctttgcaggcaacatgggGTCTGCCGTAGCCCACGCTGCCTTGGTCCTCCTCAGGGGTGTGTCAGTATGGACTGTAAGACGGGTGTCCACCCATCTGTGGATACTGGCCCTGCCAGGGTGGGGGAGGTGCCATACCTGCATTAGGAGGGACCATAAGTCCTGGTACTCCCTGCTGTGACCCCCAGTTGGGGCAGGCGCGTGTCCAATGTCCAGACTGACTGCAGTTGTAGTACACATCTCCCGGTGCTCCGCTggctccaccccttcctctgggCGCTCCACGCCATCCACCACGACCACGCTGACCACTAACATGACATCCGGCTCCATGACCAGGGccactgtacctgtaattataaaatgGATAGGGTGGAGGAGTGGGAAATCCATTCcttgccactgatcagtcaCAGGTGGTGGCATAGACATGGGAGTGCGTGCTGCTGGAGATGcagctgcagctaacattacattttcagtttttaatcaatttttctcttatttaatttctctttggcctcttgcagctgcaatttaagGAGCTGGTTCTGTAGCTGCTccttctcctttttctttttctctgcctcctgagctgtatgtaaatggtgaattaaatgtttttcccactttgtgaagtctgttccctgcaaatcaggattatttttcatcttttgacacaCCTCAACAGGAACTCCTTTTAATATGGCTTCTCTAAACAGCTCTCCCATTCCTGTCCCCCCACCCTTGGGATTAACTCCTGTGTGTCTCATCCACATGTCCACGGCAGCACTAATGTGCTCTTTAGGATGCTGATCCCAATCGAATTGAGGGACTGCAACGAGGGCGGTGGGCGGATACTGATTTCTTATGGCGTTCCCTAGGGCTGTCATTACACGTGTCAGGGTTGTGTCATCAGGGTCCTTACTGCAATCAGCATTCTGTTATATTTCTCTAGCAACCGAGGGATGCACAGATCGCCCTGAAATTGCTCTAAAGTCACCCAAGGCCAGTGTCATGCCTTTAGTCAATGTATCTAATTCCTGTAACCAGACACGCCCACGTCCTGCAATAGGTGGCAACTTATCCACTTATGCCTGTACATCTCCCAATGAAAAAGGGACATATTTTATCATTCCAACTGATGAGGTCAACAACGGACAAGTCCGGATGGACCGCTCTGGCTACGAGTAGTCATGGTGTGTGTTTTCCCagaatctttaaactgtttttctgtcatctgttgaGAAGCTTTCTCATATAATTCATGCACTTTTGATTCCAATTGTGTAACCACTCTTAAAAGTCTGTTTCTTATGTTTCTGTCTCAGACCCTACTTCAGCTCTTTCACTCAACCAGTCACTGCCAGAAGCCACACTACTCTGCTCAACactttcttcctcctcttttaCTTCTGGCTCAGGGATCCAATTGCCTTTTAGGGATATCTCCACCTTTACAGGAGTCCCCACTGTCTGCCGGTCACCAGACCGGTAGTAATCAGGCTCAGAGCTGGGTGCCTCTGGCCGCGTTTTCTGTCTAGATTGTGAGTCAGAGCCGCACACTCCGTCTTCACCGGACACTTTCAAAACActtaatttctctttaaaattcCCCAGGAGGGTCTGGCTCACTCCTGTAGGCGGGGGATACACACATGGTGTAGAGTGCTGTGTAGGGGCCTCTGCTTCTCTCTCTATGCAGTCAGAGAAGGGCTCATAACAGGCAGGTCCACCCACTTGTGGTGTGTATACTTTTGATGGTTCAGGGACAAACGGGTTGTAATGCGCACATAACTGGCCTGATTCTGTGTCTCCCCTAATATATATTTCTCCACTTCCCACATCTATCACTGGATATAAACCATGTGTGAGTCTATAGGGGGGAGGGACACTCGGCGGGGGTACTGCTGTTTTTTCTGACTGCTTTTTTTGTGTTCTCTCCTTACACCAGTGGATCAATCCCTGCCACCAAACCAACAAACGACCCCATTCTGTCTCTCTTTTCCCTGCGTCTTTTGCTTCAGCTTTACACCTTCTCCCACCAAGTCCTCCTTTCTTATCAGCTTTAATCAACCAACTTTCTTTATCCTTCAGATGTCTCTTATATTCTCGGTTCAACCATCTACCTAACGGTTCCTTGTCATccattcctcctcctccttcaacAATCACCTCCTTGATGTTTTCTATAGTTTTCTGGATTTCCTTCTTTGactttttctcatgtttttccaTAAATCCTACCAGCACTGCTACCTGTTCTGACAACGGGAGCCAGGGACCTCTTCCCTATCCATCATCACTGTTTTCCCTATCTATTTCTCGTTCCATGTTGCTCAACTGTTATCTAATTACACTATGTTACgtttgttttcccttttttttttcacttctatGGCAGTACATTTTATAATATAATCACAGCTTCTACAATCACTTCACCTCTTATGCATTATGCTTGGCAGCATCACttcacaaataatttaaattccTTTCACATCAATCACACTCAAGCACAGCCATTCACAGCCATTCGCAGCCACTCAATTTTATTCTCTTCTCACTCATATGCACGGTAAATCCAGTTagacaaatacaaacacaacactTAGGATATATAGCTTGCGCGTGCGGAGGGCCTCACACCCTCCCACTCAGCGGGACTCtctttttcaatctctcctggtcTGACCGCTGTGGTGCCAAACCCGgtttgacacctaggaatcaaccctctgttgactccctggaattcGTTTTACTTAAATTTACTCTTACAGTCTCAACATTTAAGTATCTTGATCTGTCTTCCCTCACCGGCCAATTCAGAGTCTTGGGGTCCTATCCCTTGCCACTTAAGAGGGGTCCCCAGTCCCTCAGGGGGGCTCttactaaccccagcctaaataccccagtcctcatcaggactgagtttggattgctAAATACGGAACTTATTCACTTTTACACCCTCAacatttaagtatcttgggtgaaaagtatgttacaacaaatatttttactcaatatataatttctttaccttaatacattatttcaatcaacaaatatttttactcaaAACTGATCAGGACTGTAAATTTAGtagaaaacagatatctattccacaacaccacctacactattagcaggcaaaaggagaataaatgtagatctccttaccttttgttttgggtcaaCCCTGTGGTGTTGTCGAACGACGTCcgcctcgtagtcaattaattatcctttagttagaGCCAAATCCGGGTCACGGCCCCAAATTGTCGAGTGGAGAAAACTTCACTGGCCGttcgttaactcttacattactcctcacctctcatttactctttttatttggcaccccaatgGACaatcagagatcagttgtatgtttccacaagtttattaaaaccaatctgaattcagatagggagacatcacacttacacaggtacctggaaacgtctgtgtgctgTCTGACTGGGGGCTGCTCTCCCCTCCGTCATATACTCCACGTTGTTGTGCAGCACCTTTTTTTCAgttacatacacaatcattctatctgtggatgtctccccagcaacagcataaaaaaacagagatacatttcatcaactaataaagaattgtttcccacatgTCTTCAGGAAGCTTCAGGGTAGATAGTTATCAAAAGTTCCGACCAGCACAGAGAGTAGCATGCCTCCCCaatacactgccggcttctcacgatacagacagaaaacgcCTACAAACCTCAACTTTGAATAATGAACACTCGTGTTATAATACTAGGGGCTATTGTTAAGgttttttctaactatcaaaagcataactaaaactcctgataaaaatcaatctataaacagcaaagtccaaaacatatcttagtcttagctactaataaggcatttatatttccacactagCCAGAGAACAAACATAAATGCACATAACTACTAACCAGAGAGCATATGAGAATGACatgagtaaacaaacacaaaacagtaGATCCTGACACTGGTAATTAAATCAAAAGTTATAAAATTATAGCAAAGTTTTTTACTGAGGACAAAGGTGATTTGAGAGTTTCCACCTTATAACTGAGTAAGGCTGACCTTGCTGTGTGCAGTGAGAAGCAGTTAACTGCAGAAGACCCCTCCTTGTCTGACCGTGGCTGAGCTGGGCTTTCCTAAAAATAGTTAGAAGGAAGGTTACAGAGCGACGAGAAGGCTCTGATTTTGGTCCAGACGTGGACAagttttaaaaggaatattcccccattaCTCAGATGCTAAGTAATTacctcctccccagggagaaatgtttgtttttatggagAAGCAATATTGACCAAAAAGCACCGAGTCCATCAATGAATGGGTTAAAGATTTAATTGTTCCTGCAGGGGGTTCATTTAGTCTTAACGATTTTACTAAAATGTTCAGGTCATTAATGtcagtctgtagtccaacttttctttacttttgtcaTCTTTTTATTGACCAatttaacccacatgcagagaacactcaggagacagagaaaaggttaatgagtttatttttacagatagGAAATGTGGACTGGGACTGGAACTGGATCACACCCACTGTATGGAGAGAAGCTTAGGTAAGTTGAAGGCGAACAGTAAACAGACTTTCTTAAGAAGATTATCTTCAGGCTTACTGAGTGATTCGGAGAAACTTACAAGGAGGGGGTTGGAACCATGAGCACAGCAGTTGCCTGAAGTAATTCTCCCCTTGGTCCTTCACATAGCATGCAATGGTGAAGTTTCCCTGAGGTCAGCTCACTTACTGAGGTGGTGAGCTCCAGATACCGGGCTTGGAAGTGAGAAACGTTGGaaggtggacagggttcactAGACCTTGAAGCCAGGAGGTTGGAGAGCGAGTAGCAGCCAGCTGGAATAGGATCCAAAACCTTCCCTTGAAATCTTGAGGCTTGGAGATCAGTTGAAACGAGGAATCAGCTAATAAGAACCAGGCTGAAGCGGTGCCTAGAGAGGAACACAGAAACGAGGACGGTTACTATAGTTTCCAGAAGGGCTGAAAAATCTATAGTAGGATGGCCGGTATCCATTACCACAAttggcaaacactcaggcgtagaagtGCTGGCGGGCTACTCTCTTATACTCCTCCAACCTGATGAGAATTGCAAGCACCTGTCTTCTTCTCACCTACAGAGCTCAGGCGGCATCTAGTTGTAAGATAACGTAAATAGcaggcaaaaacaaacagagacTCCCAGACCCCGACAACTTTCCTTtatcactgtaatgtacttttttatattttttgtcattatgTAAAAAGCTTCTATTTGTCTTGTTGCTAAAATGTGCCCTACAAATAAATGTGCCTTTCCTAGCTTTGCCTTAAACAGAAACTTACAAAAATATTACTTCAGGAAAACCcacatatgccccttttccactggctcgttttaggtgGTACGGTTCCGCTCCACACAGTCTGTCTCTACTCAGTACAGTACCAGTGGTGTTTCCACTGATCCACAGACAGCTGGAGCTATGGTGACTGAAGCCGGCTCCGGCTATCATTGTAGTGCACAGTGCTGCCAGTAACGTTACTCTATGACATTGCCACATTAAAATAATCTGTGTGAAACtatgaaaaattattaaataaatataaaatataaataaacaaaatacaaataatttttgtattattgtatatgcaagaatgtcttatatatgtgtttttcatgtttaaaatgatccactggaaTAATTAGAATTTGATGCATGTTTGCTGCAACCAAatagaaattaaatttattttttatttgatttttagaTTATGTAAAAGGTCAAATGTCCTGTGCTcgtgtaaaaataaatgtatcaaaaaaaagttttccttCATATACTATCGTTGTCGGATAATTTAACCCCTTCCTACTACTTCCCTTTTTCTCAgaggattgctcaatccagctctcgaTCCAaagggtccggacttccctaaaagGTCTTAATAAGTAGGTTTACAGAATGATCTGTTTAAGATGGTTTTGGGAAATGACACCcctaacctctaacagcctaCATCCAGAAGTCTCATCCTTTTTCAGCTGGTGGTTTTGACAACCGAGTAGCCGACAGCAGTCATCCAACTCTCAACAGTCACTGCTGTTAACGGCTGCTCaatccctaattttacaacttgcaCTTGGTAAATGGGTTAGGTTAACTCAACACGAGCCCCAAGGGTGTTGTTTTGACAATTGTGATTTCAGGCAATCTATAAACACCTCCTAAAGGCAACTTAGAACCCTTAAACAGGACTTTCActaccaatgaaaaaccaaaaataaggtgactgaaataaatggtctttaattagtaacacttTTGCAGGGGGGTCAGTAACAGCAAAAACTTcagcaacacataataattAGATAATAGAAACATATCATAACCTATCTTTCCCTGGTGCTGAAACTGGTGAGCTTGAAGAGGAGGCTTTGAAGaaggaggctcatccatgcacccgaTGGAGATAAATTCATTGGGAGACAACAACTGGATTTCTTGGGTGGAAGGTAACTGAAGTTGTTAGTTTTCTTCCTCTGAGCAGACAGGCACTGATGCCCCAGGTTTTGATGGTGTGTCACTGAAGTCTTAGGTCAAGTAAAGTCAGAAACACTGATGCCATACGTCTCTTTAGTCAGgggcttccagaggctgaagagttgaagaaaACCCTTAAGGCATAAAAGGGACTGGTTCAGGACTTCCGaagcctacaggtccttctcaaaaaattagcatattgtgataaagttaattattttctatgatgtaatgatgaaaatttaatattcatatattttagattcattgcacactaactgaaatatttcaggtctaaaacacagtggaccaacaccagcagctgacacggcaccccagaccatcactgactgtgtgtacttgacactggacttctggcattttggcatttccttctccccagtcttcctccagactctggcaccttgatttccgaatgacatgcagaatttgctttcatccgaaaaaagtactttggaccactgagcaacagtccagtgctgcttctctgtagcccaggtctggggaatgcggcacctgtaaccatttcctgcacacgcctgtgcacggtggctctggatgtttctactccagactcagtccactgcttccgcaggtcccccaaggtctggaatcggcccttctccacaatcttcctcagggtctggtcacctcttctcgttgtgcagcgttttctgacacactttttccttcccacagacttcccactgaggtgccttgatacagcactctgggaacagcctattcgttcagaaatttctttctgtgtcttaccctcttgcttgagggtgccaatagtggccttctggacagcagtcaggtcggcagtcttacccatgattggggttttgagtgatgaaccaggctgggagttttaaaggacccaggaatcttttgcaggtgtttagagttaactcgttgattcagatgattaggttcatagctcgtttagagacccttttaatgatatgctaattttgtgagataggaattttgggttttcatgagctgtatgccaaaatcatccgtattaagacaataaaagacctgaaatatttcagttagtgtgcaatgaatctaaaatatatgaatgttaaattttcatcatgacattatggaaaataattaactttatcccaatatgctaatattttgagaaggacctgtaaatctcTGAGCAGTCAGTTGTTCGCCAACCAGGTTCTCTCAGTTGCCTGGGTAAAATGCAACAGCTGCAATCAGATACTCAAATTGGAGCAACAGTCCTTTTAGGGCACAGTTTGATCCTCTTTTCAGTACAGATTATCAGCTGAGCTGTGTCTCAGGTCATCTGATTCATCTGTGGCGTCTTTGTCCCTCTGTtgtgatttggggttgtttggtttttggttgcgggtttttcctcatatgtttctcacagttaaggttttgaatcatgcttctgtttattgttttcctggtcatgctttattttttgtcttctagttcatgttttgtcaagttaggtttttggatctggttatgctttagtttcatgtttttattgttatgtttctattattatttgctccagtcacgttgtgttctgtcCTGTCGGTctattaactttattcggttcacctgcactgaGCAAATCAGTCTCCTCTTTTCACtttgttcttgctccatatatacacctctgttctgttcattcgtcgcggaaacatttcggaTCATGTCACTTTGTTTTATGCCAGTTCTTgttgttcatgccaagcctttCCATGCCTGTTTTTGCCACAACCTTCTGAAGtaagtttaatttattaaatccatTTATTCAcctaccatcatgctgcctgctcgtctgtattctggggtcctccgttACACCGCACCTGACACCCTCCGATATTGcttgctggtcttctgcgaggaaacaaccaaccAGTTCCTCTATACTTACCCACTTTTTAGAGCATTTTCGCCACACTTTGTGCCTattggccagtggttgttgcTATGACTGTTTTATTGGTCAATCATCATGTAAGCTGATCTTTTTCTTGGAAATCCCCAAGCCATGTGCTTCACATCAGACATATCATCATTACCTCAGTCCCGAGCTGTCTGCTGACCTACACTCTCACCTCAG
This genomic stretch from Girardinichthys multiradiatus isolate DD_20200921_A chromosome 22, DD_fGirMul_XY1, whole genome shotgun sequence harbors:
- the LOC124859262 gene encoding uncharacterized protein LOC124859262 isoform X3 is translated as MEPDVMLVVSVVVVDGVERPEEGVEPAEHREMCTTTAVSLDIGHAPAPTGGHSREYQDLWSLLMQPVAEEYADIYWGLMTAPSSPSDIFSVYQLWKPWIQSLCPYTSPPDPPHVTLFYDSCHTEWYQDLFNETVEGRAWFISSKNIYMAPEGVAAAVEFTPEQANWYLMSDEVVPHVSLSLHLEHQAKELGGVVKRSLAAGDWQDTSVTNLSLFSGCILPIWVPQYPHKQQAQEGIRDTIKGLKATEECRDIFSFTYCGEQLRYTRLPQGFALSPGVQ
- the LOC124859262 gene encoding uncharacterized protein LOC124859262 isoform X2 — its product is MEPDVMLVVSVVVVDGVERPEEGVEPAEHREMCTTTAVSLDIGHAPAPTGGHSREYQDLWSLLMQPVAEEYADIYWGLMTAPSSPSDIFSVYQLWKPWIQSLCPYTSPPDPPHVTLFYDSCHTEWYQDLFNETVEGRAWFISSKNIYMAPEGVAAAVEFTPEQANWYLMSDEVVPHVSLSLHLEHQAKELGGVVKRSLAAGDWQDTSVTNLSLFSGCILPIWVPQYPHKQQAQEGIRDTIKGLKATAEECRDIFSFTYCGEQLRYTRLPQGFALSPGVQ
- the LOC124859262 gene encoding uncharacterized protein LOC124859262 isoform X4, producing the protein MEPDVMLVVSVVVVDGVERPEEGVEPAEHREMCTTTAVSLDIGHAPAPTGGHSREYQDLWSLLMQPVAEEYADIYWGLMTAPSSPSDIFSVYQLWKPWIQSLCPYTSPPDPPHVTLFYDSCHTEWYQDLFNETVEGRAWFISSKNIYMAPEGVAAAVEFTPEQANWYLMSDEVVPHVSLSLHLEHQAKELGGVVKRSLAAGDWQDTSVTNLRCSVNSLHMSWKPEGVFRDHEEQF
- the LOC124859262 gene encoding uncharacterized protein LOC124859262 isoform X1, with product MEKHEKKSKKEIQKTIENIKEVIVEGGGGMDDKEPLGRWLNREYKRHLKDKESWLIKADKKGGLGGRRCKAEAKDAGKRETEWGRLLVWWQGLIHWCKERTQKKQSEKTAVPPPSVPPPYRLTHGLYPVIDVGSGEIYIRGDTESGQLCAHYNPFVPEPSKVYTPQVGGPACYEPFSDCIEREAEAPTQHSTPCVYPPPTGVSQTLLGNFKEKLSVLKVSGEDGVCGSDSQSRQKTRPEAPSSEPDYYRSGDRQTVGTPVKVEISLKGNWIPEPEVKEEEESVEQSSVASGSDWLSERAEVGSETET